From the genome of Thermogutta terrifontis, one region includes:
- a CDS encoding glycoside hydrolase family 20 zincin-like fold domain-containing protein produces MMANARWMILLVCLIVAPSSRAEDGTMPPGGVLLTPAPKQIRWTDDKLQIGPFPTIRVTSAELAQVGRVLCEEMRRLYGLRPNIVVVTAQSAEAKVTPKNGETECEELEVPSKHDELEDGVIELVMSDSAEGTQQVRELSPWVKWPPPRNPEEGYILTVSREKATVLAATPQGCWYGCLTLLQLMQAVSKEKESTAGEHIETSTNSEANCQGNNEGLGGKMGSSAGMWLPGVCICDWPQLRFRGVHLCIFPNTELAAIRQAILWAARFKCNTVVIEPWASLKSSRHPEIAYTHAYSPEQIRPLIRLGQALHLDMVPMLNSWGHASGMRSRSGEHVVLDRFPQYRSLFEADGWSFRLANPEVYSHLFDRYEELLELFGDVRYFHIGMDEAWGHLGAVKLDLPPEKQPHELAAEHLLKLHQYFADRKIQVLMWHDMLVRRGDPEVGGAGPAGSIPPYNTHLALEKLPRDVIIAAWNYDVVGDWPIPRYFQKKGFRVVVCPWKSRRNTISLVNQAKELDLLGVLATTWDSLDVSLPSVAQAAVLAWEEPDSDLLRIPFDHWLAELRRLPICNLPSLETTLEPIQR; encoded by the coding sequence ATGATGGCGAACGCGCGGTGGATGATTCTTCTTGTGTGCCTGATTGTGGCACCATCATCTCGGGCAGAAGACGGAACAATGCCCCCTGGAGGGGTTCTCCTCACACCAGCACCAAAACAGATTCGATGGACCGACGATAAGCTGCAAATAGGACCTTTTCCCACGATTCGGGTCACTTCGGCTGAGTTAGCCCAGGTTGGTCGAGTCCTGTGCGAGGAAATGAGGCGACTTTATGGTCTGCGGCCTAACATTGTTGTCGTGACAGCCCAATCCGCTGAGGCCAAGGTTACGCCGAAGAATGGCGAGACGGAATGTGAGGAACTTGAAGTTCCATCCAAGCACGACGAGCTTGAAGATGGTGTGATCGAGTTGGTAATGAGTGATTCGGCAGAGGGGACACAGCAGGTTAGGGAGCTTTCGCCGTGGGTGAAATGGCCACCCCCGCGCAATCCTGAGGAAGGATACATTCTCACGGTCTCTCGGGAGAAAGCCACAGTGTTGGCAGCCACACCGCAGGGTTGTTGGTATGGGTGCTTAACCCTTCTGCAATTGATGCAGGCGGTGTCCAAGGAGAAAGAGTCAACTGCTGGGGAACACATCGAGACCTCGACGAATTCGGAGGCGAATTGCCAGGGAAACAATGAGGGACTGGGGGGCAAGATGGGGTCTTCAGCGGGAATGTGGCTTCCCGGAGTATGCATCTGTGATTGGCCACAGCTCCGTTTTCGTGGGGTTCACCTGTGTATTTTTCCCAACACGGAGCTTGCTGCCATTCGCCAGGCAATCTTGTGGGCAGCCCGATTCAAATGCAATACGGTCGTGATAGAACCCTGGGCGTCACTGAAGTCGAGTCGCCACCCCGAAATAGCCTATACGCATGCCTATTCCCCGGAACAGATACGGCCACTGATTCGCTTGGGGCAAGCCCTCCATTTGGACATGGTTCCGATGCTCAATTCCTGGGGTCATGCCAGTGGGATGCGGAGCCGGTCCGGCGAACACGTGGTGTTGGATCGTTTTCCACAATATCGCTCTTTGTTTGAAGCTGACGGCTGGTCATTTCGGCTGGCCAATCCTGAGGTCTACTCCCATTTGTTCGATCGTTACGAAGAACTGCTGGAACTTTTTGGGGACGTGCGGTATTTTCATATTGGAATGGATGAAGCCTGGGGGCATCTGGGTGCTGTAAAGCTGGATTTACCGCCGGAGAAACAACCTCACGAGTTGGCCGCCGAGCATCTGTTGAAGCTTCACCAATACTTCGCGGATCGGAAGATCCAGGTCCTTATGTGGCATGATATGCTCGTCCGTAGGGGAGATCCCGAGGTAGGAGGTGCTGGTCCGGCAGGAAGCATTCCTCCATACAACACGCACCTTGCGCTGGAGAAGCTACCTCGCGACGTCATTATCGCCGCCTGGAACTATGATGTCGTTGGTGACTGGCCAATCCCACGGTATTTCCAAAAGAAGGGATTTCGTGTCGTTGTGTGTCCCTGGAAGAGTCGCAGAAACACCATCAGTCTGGTCAATCAGGCGAAAGAGCTGGATTTGCTGGGTGTATTGGCGACCACATGGGATTCGCTGGACGTGAGCTTGCCATCCGTGGCCCAGGCAGCAGTCCTGGCCTGGGAGGAGCCTGATAGTGACTTGCTCCGGATCCCGTTTGATCACTGGCTTGCCGAGTTACGAAGACTTCCAATTTGCAATCTGCCGTCCCTTGAGACGACATTGGAGCCGATCCAACGTTAA
- a CDS encoding FHA domain-containing protein, giving the protein MGWLDPLECKAARDCLRQGQLEEAARVLLTSKNREHRAVRRLLVEVGRNLVARATREAEADQWELVAKTLEIASQCITLEGEALALQNRALRALAEKKRQEERQLEEQVKIREQVSEARRLASSGEFTLALELLARWETQGGREVTAAIEEIRLSERRFGTAVRACEEAIERGDEGLARHHWNTLRQIAPEAPQVKRLAGELARLAARGSRSAGDRGRPVRGRSEKLLMEGVGIILLGEEVVLGSAREEVHLPILGRIHRRHAVLLRDRQGWQLVACRDKYGEPCLVKVDGHQVSDVCRLADGNVVQLGEDKCRWRFRLPVSGSLTALWEALPDSTGSVVVPSTGETLKRAVFLVDELSVRPSAPAHIVREDLPCRGLILRWEKEGLHWDVEGGSAWAEIPGVTWTSSDRYVYLPSRLIIEAQWDEAERLGRMIAEPRQTEHVTLVFRQC; this is encoded by the coding sequence ATGGGCTGGCTCGATCCACTGGAATGCAAGGCTGCCCGCGACTGCCTGCGGCAGGGCCAACTGGAAGAGGCCGCGCGTGTGCTGCTGACATCAAAAAACCGGGAGCATCGCGCGGTTCGGCGGTTGTTGGTGGAAGTGGGAAGAAATCTTGTGGCTCGGGCTACTCGAGAGGCTGAGGCAGACCAGTGGGAGCTTGTCGCGAAAACGCTTGAAATCGCCAGCCAGTGCATCACCTTGGAGGGCGAAGCCTTGGCATTGCAGAACCGCGCTCTCCGGGCATTGGCCGAAAAAAAACGCCAGGAGGAACGGCAGCTTGAGGAACAAGTGAAAATCCGCGAGCAGGTGAGTGAGGCCAGACGGCTCGCGTCCAGTGGAGAGTTCACCTTGGCATTGGAGCTACTCGCCAGATGGGAGACGCAGGGTGGGCGAGAAGTAACGGCAGCGATTGAGGAAATCCGGCTTAGCGAACGGCGGTTCGGGACGGCGGTCCGGGCTTGCGAGGAGGCCATCGAGCGGGGGGACGAAGGGTTGGCCCGGCATCACTGGAACACGCTTCGTCAGATCGCGCCTGAGGCACCCCAGGTCAAGCGACTTGCCGGGGAACTCGCCCGTTTGGCCGCTCGAGGGAGTCGCTCGGCAGGGGACCGGGGCAGGCCAGTACGGGGTCGCTCGGAGAAGTTGCTGATGGAAGGAGTGGGCATAATTCTGCTGGGCGAGGAAGTCGTCCTCGGTTCGGCTCGGGAGGAAGTTCATTTGCCCATTTTGGGACGCATTCATCGGCGTCATGCGGTGCTGCTGCGGGACCGGCAGGGCTGGCAACTCGTGGCATGTCGTGATAAATACGGGGAACCTTGTCTTGTCAAAGTTGATGGTCACCAAGTGAGCGACGTGTGCCGGCTGGCGGATGGCAACGTGGTGCAACTGGGAGAAGACAAGTGTCGCTGGCGGTTTCGGTTGCCCGTCAGCGGTTCGCTGACTGCCCTGTGGGAAGCACTGCCCGATTCCACAGGGAGCGTAGTGGTTCCGAGCACCGGTGAAACCCTGAAGCGAGCCGTTTTTTTAGTGGACGAACTTTCGGTTCGCCCCTCTGCACCGGCCCATATTGTGCGTGAGGACCTTCCCTGTCGGGGACTCATCTTGCGATGGGAAAAGGAAGGCTTACACTGGGATGTCGAGGGTGGCTCGGCCTGGGCCGAGATCCCAGGGGTGACGTGGACCTCCAGCGATCGGTACGTTTATTTGCCCAGCCGATTGATTATCGAGGCCCAGTGGGATGAGGCGGAGCGATTGGGACGGATGATAGCCGAACCGCGACAAACTGAGCATGTGACGTTGGTCTTTCGCCAATGTTAA
- a CDS encoding sigma-70 family RNA polymerase sigma factor, translating into MTDGAEVLNVFMRCRPGLERFARTAFPRLAHDVDDLLQEIWLELQTKVVSSDFQAPRNCETWLRMLVRSRAIDRLRSMERQVFLSLTNTRGDASKSRERVELEDNGPSPATHAVEQERRRRQGLLLSDVLVEFCRWCEERPQRLAIKEAYERSLHGQSPAQIAAAMGVPPASVHQWLHQAREWVRQRVAERDVERSVFLTLYAGQ; encoded by the coding sequence GTGACTGACGGGGCTGAAGTCCTCAACGTATTCATGCGCTGTCGACCAGGGCTGGAGCGATTCGCCAGGACAGCCTTTCCCCGCCTGGCGCACGACGTGGATGACCTGCTTCAGGAGATTTGGCTGGAGCTCCAGACAAAGGTCGTGTCGTCGGATTTTCAGGCGCCGAGAAACTGCGAGACTTGGTTGAGAATGCTTGTCCGCAGTCGAGCCATTGATCGACTGCGGTCCATGGAACGGCAGGTTTTTCTCAGTCTGACGAACACGAGGGGGGATGCTTCCAAGAGCCGTGAGAGAGTGGAACTGGAGGACAACGGACCGTCACCAGCCACCCATGCCGTGGAACAGGAACGGCGTCGCCGGCAGGGGCTTCTCCTCAGTGATGTGCTGGTGGAGTTCTGTCGCTGGTGTGAAGAGAGACCCCAGCGCTTGGCGATCAAGGAGGCGTACGAACGGTCCTTGCATGGTCAAAGTCCTGCCCAGATTGCCGCGGCCATGGGAGTGCCACCGGCGAGTGTTCATCAGTGGCTTCACCAGGCCCGGGAATGGGTACGGCAGCGAGTCGCGGAACGAGATGTTGAACGCTCCGTTTTTCTCACCTTGTATGCAGGGCAGTAG
- a CDS encoding transposase, with amino-acid sequence MAGRYADCERITLICDNLNTHTNGVFYEVFPAERARQYVRRLEFVYTPKHGSWLNVAEVELSVLTRQGFTEPGRFTGGRASALHCLGQSAERQPNRDCLAIHHRGCSHQTGVSLPEN; translated from the coding sequence TTGGCCGGGCGTTACGCGGACTGTGAGCGGATCACGCTGATCTGTGACAACCTGAACACGCACACGAATGGGGTGTTTTACGAGGTGTTCCCAGCGGAGCGGGCTCGTCAGTACGTTCGCCGCCTTGAGTTTGTTTACACGCCGAAACACGGCAGTTGGCTGAACGTGGCGGAAGTGGAGCTGAGCGTTCTTACCCGCCAGGGGTTTACCGAGCCCGGCCGATTCACAGGAGGCCGTGCAAGCGCGCTGCATTGCCTGGGCCAGTCGGCGGAACGCCAGCCAAACCGGGATTGCCTGGCAATTCACCACCGCGGATGCTCGCATCAAACTGGAGTATCTCTACCCGAAAACTGA